A stretch of the Agromyces larvae genome encodes the following:
- the tdh gene encoding L-threonine 3-dehydrogenase, with protein MKALFKAAPGAGFEFVDRPEPVTGPADVKIRVLRTGICGTDLHIDSWDDWAASTIAAPLIPGHEFSGEVVEVGPLVHDVAVGDLVSGEGHIVCGMCRNCRAGRRQMCIRTLGVGVQRDGAFAEYIVIPGENVWVHHSPVDPEVGAIFDPFGNAVHTALAFSVVGEDVLVTGCGPIGLMSIAVARHVGARFIVATDVSEARLRLALEMGADAVVDVSTERVREVQPRLGMREGFDVGFEMSGSAKALPEMIENMNHGGRIALLGLPSEGFAVDWGKVVTHMLTMKGIYGREMFETWNSMSAMLQTSDVLRERVASIISERYPAREWRAAFDAAHSAGVGKIILDWTEV; from the coding sequence ATGAAGGCCCTCTTCAAAGCCGCGCCCGGCGCGGGATTCGAGTTCGTCGACCGGCCCGAGCCGGTCACCGGCCCCGCCGACGTGAAGATCCGGGTGCTGCGCACCGGCATCTGCGGCACCGACCTGCACATCGACTCCTGGGACGACTGGGCCGCGTCGACCATCGCCGCGCCCCTCATCCCGGGCCACGAGTTCTCGGGTGAGGTCGTCGAGGTCGGCCCGCTCGTGCACGACGTCGCCGTGGGCGATCTGGTGTCGGGCGAGGGTCACATCGTCTGCGGCATGTGCCGCAACTGCCGCGCCGGCCGGCGGCAGATGTGCATCCGCACGCTCGGGGTCGGCGTGCAGCGCGACGGCGCGTTCGCCGAGTACATCGTGATCCCGGGCGAGAACGTGTGGGTGCATCACTCCCCGGTGGACCCCGAGGTCGGCGCGATCTTCGACCCGTTCGGCAACGCCGTGCACACGGCGCTCGCCTTCTCGGTCGTCGGCGAGGACGTGCTCGTCACCGGGTGCGGCCCCATCGGGCTCATGTCGATCGCGGTCGCCCGTCACGTGGGTGCGCGGTTCATCGTCGCCACGGATGTCTCGGAGGCGCGCCTGCGGCTCGCCCTCGAGATGGGCGCGGACGCGGTCGTGGATGTCTCGACCGAGCGCGTGCGCGAGGTGCAGCCGCGACTCGGCATGCGCGAGGGCTTCGACGTCGGGTTCGAGATGAGCGGGTCGGCGAAGGCGCTGCCCGAGATGATCGAGAACATGAACCACGGGGGGCGCATCGCGCTGCTCGGCCTGCCGAGCGAGGGGTTCGCGGTCGACTGGGGCAAGGTCGTGACCCACATGCTCACGATGAAGGGCATCTACGGGCGCGAGATGTTCGAGACCTGGAACTCGATGTCGGCGATGCTGCAGACCAGCGACGTGCTGCGCGAGCGCGTGGCATCCATCATCTCCGAGCGCTACCCGGCGCGTGAGTGGCGGGCCGCGTTCGACGCCGCGCACTCGGCCGGGGTCGGCAAGATCATCCTCGACTGGACGGAGGTCTAG
- a CDS encoding glycine C-acetyltransferase has protein sequence MYGTVQAQLRAELDEIEAAGLTKRERGIEGPQSSEVSVAGVEVLNFCANNYLGLADDPRIVAAAHRGLDEWGYGMASVRFICGTQTQHLELERRVAEFLGYDDAILFSSCFDANGGVFEVLFGPDDAIISDELNHASIIDGIRLSKARRYRYRNRDLADLEAQLVSAAGARRRVIVTDGVFSMDGYYAPLAEICDLAERYDALVFVDDSHAVGFVGPNGRGTPELLGVEGRVDITTGTFGKALGGASGGYVAARQEIVDLLRQRARPYLFSNTLAPAIVAGTLQALSLLAESGELRVRLESNAALFRSLMTDAGFDLLPGSHAIVPVMFGDAALTARIADALQERGVYVTAFSFPVVPRGAARIRVQLSAAHSEDEIRRCVAAFVAARDAVADPSPVAD, from the coding sequence ATGTACGGAACCGTGCAGGCGCAACTGCGCGCCGAACTCGACGAGATCGAGGCGGCGGGGCTCACCAAGCGCGAGCGGGGCATCGAGGGGCCGCAGTCGTCGGAGGTGTCGGTCGCCGGCGTCGAGGTGCTGAACTTCTGCGCGAACAACTACCTCGGCCTCGCCGACGACCCGCGCATCGTCGCCGCCGCGCACCGCGGTCTCGACGAGTGGGGGTACGGCATGGCGAGCGTGCGCTTCATCTGCGGAACGCAGACCCAGCACCTCGAGCTCGAGCGCCGGGTCGCCGAGTTCCTCGGGTACGACGACGCGATCCTGTTCTCGTCGTGCTTCGATGCGAACGGCGGCGTGTTCGAGGTGCTGTTCGGCCCCGACGACGCGATCATCTCCGACGAGCTGAACCACGCGTCGATCATCGACGGCATCCGGCTGTCGAAGGCGCGCCGGTACCGGTACCGCAACCGGGACCTCGCCGACCTCGAGGCGCAGCTCGTCTCGGCGGCCGGCGCCCGGCGCCGCGTCATCGTGACCGACGGCGTCTTCTCGATGGACGGGTACTACGCTCCGCTCGCCGAGATCTGCGACCTCGCCGAGCGCTACGACGCGCTGGTGTTCGTCGACGATTCGCACGCCGTCGGCTTCGTGGGGCCGAACGGGCGCGGCACGCCCGAACTGCTCGGCGTCGAGGGGCGAGTCGACATCACGACCGGAACGTTCGGCAAAGCACTCGGCGGAGCATCCGGAGGGTACGTGGCCGCCCGACAGGAGATCGTCGACCTGCTGCGGCAGCGCGCCCGGCCCTATCTCTTCTCGAACACCCTCGCGCCCGCGATCGTCGCCGGAACCCTGCAGGCGCTCTCGCTCCTGGCCGAATCGGGGGAGCTGCGCGTGCGGCTGGAGTCGAACGCGGCGTTGTTCCGCTCGCTCATGACCGACGCGGGCTTCGACCTGCTGCCCGGGTCGCACGCGATCGTGCCGGTGATGTTCGGCGACGCGGCGCTCACTGCCCGCATCGCCGACGCGCTGCAGGAGCGCGGGGTGTACGTGACGGCGTTCTCGTTCCCGGTGGTGCCGCGGGGGGCGGCGCGGATCCGGGTGCAGCTCTCGGCCGCGCATTCGGAGGATGAGATCCGCCGCTGCGTCGCCGCGTTCGTCGCCGCGCGGGACGCGGTGGCCGACCCTTCACCGGTCGCCGACTGA
- a CDS encoding SDR family NAD(P)-dependent oxidoreductase, translated as MPTALITGASSGLGVEFARQLAASGADLVLVARDRAALDRVAEQMRAASGVRVDVLAADLLKPRDLARVVARVADAERPIDLLVNNAGFGLPLDFARNDIDDEVRHLHLHIEVPMRLSHAALGAMLARGQGRIVNVASVAGFIPRSTYGACKGWLISFSRWANGRYRPDGVTTTAICPGFTHTNFHERMGVAPGEEGVPGPMWLDAKQVVREGLRDVARGKAVSVPSLRYRVLVGLTKLAPPSVAARVGERGR; from the coding sequence ATGCCTACCGCCCTCATCACCGGCGCGAGCTCGGGACTCGGCGTCGAGTTCGCCCGACAGCTGGCCGCCTCGGGTGCCGACCTCGTCCTCGTTGCGCGCGACCGTGCCGCCCTCGACCGCGTCGCCGAGCAGATGCGCGCCGCGAGCGGCGTGCGCGTCGACGTACTCGCCGCCGACCTGCTGAAGCCCCGCGACCTCGCACGCGTGGTCGCACGGGTCGCCGACGCCGAGCGCCCGATCGACCTGCTCGTGAACAACGCCGGATTCGGGTTGCCGCTCGACTTCGCGCGCAACGACATCGACGACGAGGTGCGCCACCTGCACCTGCACATCGAGGTGCCGATGCGGCTCAGTCACGCCGCGCTCGGCGCCATGCTGGCCCGCGGGCAGGGCCGGATCGTGAACGTCGCCTCGGTCGCCGGATTCATCCCACGGTCGACCTACGGGGCCTGCAAAGGGTGGCTCATCTCCTTCAGCCGCTGGGCGAACGGGCGGTACCGGCCCGACGGCGTCACCACCACCGCGATCTGCCCGGGATTCACGCACACGAACTTCCACGAGCGCATGGGCGTCGCGCCCGGCGAGGAGGGCGTGCCCGGGCCGATGTGGCTCGACGCGAAGCAGGTCGTGCGGGAGGGGCTGCGCGACGTCGCCCGCGGCAAAGCCGTATCAGTGCCGTCGCTGCGCTATCGGGTGCTCGTCGGGCTCACGAAGCTCGCGCCGCCGTCGGTCGCCGCGCGCGTCGGGGAGCGCGGGCGCTGA
- a CDS encoding LacI family DNA-binding transcriptional regulator, producing the protein MSSDTAPRHPTLADVAARAGVSPSTASLAFSGSGPVSDATKERVLAAAAELDYAGPDPRARSLRRGRSGIVGVVLEERVRAAFLDPVKIRTLDGIAEGIAPLGAGLLLFTDTGAADAPVSIESAPVDAVVLIGCSPRLDASVEALRRRGIPTVAIEGAPGGDIPEITIDNEQATRRGADYLHRLGHRRVGIVTLPFDADRTRGVVTDDLVARATAAVTLERLAGARSVFPDAPAVAAGGSSIEEGREAARLLLDAPAADRPTAIIAQSDLLAAGVIRAAEELGVAVPGDLSVLGFDGIRVDGLQHDLTTLDQPSADKGRAAGEAVVRMLAGEEPESVAFTSTLHIGDTTAAPRSA; encoded by the coding sequence ATGAGCTCCGACACCGCTCCGAGGCATCCGACCCTGGCCGATGTGGCCGCGCGCGCCGGAGTCTCGCCCTCGACCGCATCGCTCGCCTTCAGCGGGTCGGGTCCAGTGTCGGATGCCACGAAGGAGCGCGTGCTCGCCGCCGCCGCCGAACTCGACTACGCGGGGCCCGACCCGCGCGCCCGCTCGCTGCGACGCGGGCGCAGCGGCATCGTGGGCGTCGTGCTCGAAGAGCGCGTGCGCGCCGCGTTCCTCGACCCGGTGAAGATCCGAACCCTCGACGGCATCGCCGAGGGCATCGCCCCGCTCGGCGCAGGCCTGCTGCTGTTCACCGACACCGGCGCCGCGGACGCCCCGGTCTCGATCGAGTCCGCACCGGTCGATGCGGTCGTGCTCATCGGTTGCAGCCCCCGCTTGGATGCCTCGGTCGAAGCGCTGCGGCGACGAGGCATCCCGACCGTGGCCATCGAGGGCGCACCGGGCGGCGACATCCCCGAGATCACCATCGACAACGAGCAGGCGACCCGCCGCGGCGCCGACTACCTGCACCGGCTCGGGCACCGGCGCGTCGGCATCGTGACGCTGCCGTTCGATGCCGACCGCACGCGCGGCGTCGTCACCGACGACCTCGTCGCCCGCGCGACGGCCGCGGTGACGCTCGAGCGACTCGCGGGCGCGCGCAGCGTGTTCCCCGACGCACCGGCGGTCGCCGCCGGGGGCAGCTCGATCGAGGAGGGGCGCGAGGCCGCACGGCTGCTGCTCGATGCTCCGGCCGCCGACCGCCCGACCGCGATCATCGCGCAGAGCGACCTGCTCGCCGCCGGCGTCATCCGTGCCGCCGAGGAACTCGGCGTCGCGGTGCCCGGCGACCTCAGCGTGCTCGGCTTCGACGGCATCCGCGTCGACGGCCTGCAGCACGACCTCACCACGCTCGACCAGCCCTCGGCCGACAAGGGTCGCGCTGCCGGTGAGGCGGTGGTGCGGATGCTCGCGGGCGAGGAGCCCGAATCGGTCGCGTTCACCAGCACCCTGCACATCGGCGACACCACGGCGGCGCCGCGGTCGGCCTGA
- a CDS encoding MATE family efflux transporter, with protein MPRAAVDRDILRLAVPALGSLIAEPLFLLADTAMIGHLGTAPLAGLGLASAVLQTIIGLMVFLAYATTPAVARRLGLGDERGAVTAGLDGLWLAAALGAVLAVAGWFASPWLVGLFGASDAVAEQATAYLTISMAGLPAMLIVFAATGLLRGLQDTRTPLWVAGVGFAANIALNYLFIYVLGLGIAGSATGTVVAQWGMVAVYLVIAARHAVRTGANPWPHRAGLLRGAVSGGWLFLRTASLRAALLLSTWSATALGPDELAAYQVAISIYFTLGFALDALAIAAQALIGKGLGAGDVAQVRQVLRRCLQWGVASGAAIGLVVIATAWVLPGLFTSSATVAALLPPALVVLGVSAPLGGLVFVLDGVLIGAGDARYLAWTGLVNFAVYVPLALGAVWWAGSAGLPGAVALAWLMAAFAIGYLAARAVTLGLRARGRAWMVVGAA; from the coding sequence ATGCCCCGAGCGGCCGTCGACCGCGACATCCTGCGCCTCGCGGTGCCCGCGCTCGGGTCGCTCATCGCCGAGCCGCTGTTCCTGCTGGCCGACACCGCGATGATCGGGCATCTCGGCACCGCACCGCTGGCCGGGCTCGGACTCGCGAGCGCGGTGCTGCAGACGATCATCGGGCTCATGGTGTTCCTCGCCTACGCGACGACGCCCGCGGTCGCGCGGCGCCTCGGGCTCGGCGACGAACGCGGTGCGGTGACCGCCGGGCTCGACGGACTGTGGCTCGCGGCCGCGCTCGGCGCCGTGCTCGCGGTCGCCGGGTGGTTCGCCAGCCCGTGGCTGGTCGGGCTGTTCGGGGCATCCGACGCCGTCGCCGAACAGGCGACCGCCTACCTGACCATCTCGATGGCCGGTCTGCCCGCGATGCTGATCGTGTTCGCCGCGACCGGCCTGCTGCGCGGCCTGCAGGACACGCGCACCCCGCTCTGGGTCGCCGGCGTCGGCTTCGCCGCGAACATCGCGCTCAACTACCTGTTCATCTACGTGCTCGGCCTCGGCATCGCGGGGTCGGCGACCGGCACGGTCGTGGCGCAGTGGGGCATGGTCGCGGTGTACCTCGTGATCGCGGCACGCCACGCGGTGCGCACGGGCGCCAACCCGTGGCCGCATCGCGCCGGGCTGCTGCGGGGCGCCGTGTCAGGCGGGTGGCTGTTCCTGCGCACCGCGAGCCTGCGCGCCGCACTGCTGCTGTCGACCTGGTCGGCGACCGCGCTCGGCCCCGACGAACTGGCCGCCTACCAGGTCGCGATCTCGATCTACTTCACGCTCGGGTTCGCGCTCGACGCGCTCGCGATCGCCGCGCAGGCGCTGATCGGCAAGGGCCTCGGTGCGGGCGATGTGGCGCAGGTGCGCCAGGTGCTGCGGCGCTGCCTGCAGTGGGGCGTCGCATCCGGTGCGGCGATCGGCCTGGTCGTGATCGCGACCGCGTGGGTGCTGCCCGGCCTGTTCACCTCGTCGGCGACGGTCGCCGCGCTGCTGCCGCCCGCGCTCGTGGTGCTCGGCGTCTCGGCGCCGCTCGGCGGGCTCGTGTTCGTGCTCGACGGCGTGCTCATCGGCGCCGGCGACGCCCGCTACCTCGCGTGGACGGGCCTGGTGAACTTCGCCGTCTACGTGCCGCTCGCGCTCGGCGCGGTGTGGTGGGCCGGCTCCGCCGGGCTGCCGGGCGCGGTCGCGCTCGCCTGGCTCATGGCCGCGTTCGCGATCGGATACCTCGCCGCCCGCGCCGTGACGCTCGGGCTTCGGGCACGAGGCCGCGCGTGGATGGTGGTCGGGGCGGCCTGA
- a CDS encoding YccF domain-containing protein, with protein sequence MNTVLNIIWVVLAGLWLWVGYALAGLIMCILIVTIPWGIASFRIAGYAIWPFGRRVVQKPTSGAWSFIGNVVWVILAGWWLALEHLLTGVLLCITIIGIPLGIANFKLVPVSLAPLGKEVVAA encoded by the coding sequence ATGAACACCGTGCTGAACATCATCTGGGTCGTGCTGGCCGGTCTCTGGCTGTGGGTCGGCTACGCCCTCGCGGGCCTCATCATGTGCATCCTCATCGTGACCATCCCGTGGGGCATCGCGTCGTTCCGCATCGCGGGGTACGCGATCTGGCCGTTCGGGCGACGGGTGGTGCAGAAGCCGACGTCGGGCGCGTGGTCGTTCATCGGCAACGTCGTCTGGGTGATCCTCGCGGGCTGGTGGCTCGCGCTCGAACACCTCCTCACCGGCGTGCTGCTCTGCATCACGATCATCGGCATCCCGCTCGGCATCGCGAACTTCAAACTGGTGCCGGTCTCGCTCGCCCCGCTCGGCAAAGAGGTCGTCGCGGCGTGA
- a CDS encoding M13 family metallopeptidase has translation MTDVSLTSGISGIALDELDEEVRPQDDLFRHVNGKWIARTEIPDDKARYGSFIVLHEEAEQAVRDIIVEAQGAEPGTEARKVGDLYASFMDEARAEQLGAEPIASLLAEAAAVADVPGMLATVGCLERQGVSGFVQLFVDNDPGDPERYLVFVEQGGIGLPDESYFREERFAPVREAYLAHLERMLRLAGLDEPAVRAQRVFDLETAIASSHWTNVDSRDSEKTYNLTPWADVARLFAGPPEPVEGGESGLPELVEGGEPGLPEPVEGGELASTGSASRVDLAIWRDAMGVPEGAFTELVVRQPSFVEGLGRLFTDDRLDAWRDWLAWQVVRSNAAYLSSDFVEANFDFYGRTLTGTPQLRERWKRGVSLVEGAMGEAVGRIYVERHFPPAAKEAMDDLVANLVEAYRQSIVDLDWMGEETKRRALDKLAKFTPKIGYPVKWRDYSSLEVAPDDLVGNVRATAEFEFNRELGKIGKPIDRDEWFMTPQTINAYYNPGFNEIVFPAAILQFPFFTPERDAAANYGAIGAVIGHEIGHGFDDQGSKYDGDGRLTDWWTADDRAAFEARTGALIAQYDALVPAQLVASTGSLPESVEGAVASTGSASSTGSLPEPVEGAVASTGSASSAEGADSPAPHVNGALTIGENIGDLGGLAIAWKAYRISLGGQEPPVIDGLTGAQRFFLSWAQAWQMKARDEEVVRLLAIDPHSPNEFRCNQIVRNIDEFYTGFGVTADDALWLDESERVSIW, from the coding sequence ATGACCGACGTCTCGCTCACCTCCGGCATCTCCGGCATCGCGCTCGACGAACTCGACGAGGAGGTGCGTCCGCAGGACGACCTGTTCCGTCACGTCAACGGCAAGTGGATCGCACGCACCGAGATCCCCGACGACAAGGCCCGCTACGGCTCGTTCATCGTGCTGCATGAAGAGGCCGAGCAGGCGGTGCGCGACATCATCGTCGAGGCGCAGGGCGCCGAGCCGGGCACGGAGGCGCGCAAGGTGGGCGACCTGTACGCGAGCTTCATGGACGAGGCGCGCGCCGAGCAGCTCGGCGCCGAGCCGATCGCGTCGCTGCTCGCCGAGGCGGCGGCGGTCGCCGACGTGCCGGGCATGCTCGCCACGGTCGGGTGCCTCGAGCGGCAGGGCGTGAGCGGGTTCGTGCAGCTCTTCGTCGACAACGACCCGGGCGACCCCGAGCGCTATCTCGTCTTCGTCGAGCAGGGCGGCATCGGCCTGCCCGACGAGAGCTACTTCCGCGAAGAGCGGTTCGCTCCGGTGCGCGAGGCGTACCTCGCGCACCTCGAACGGATGCTCCGCCTCGCCGGTCTCGACGAGCCCGCCGTTCGGGCGCAGCGGGTGTTCGATCTCGAGACGGCGATCGCGTCGTCGCACTGGACGAACGTCGACTCGCGCGACAGCGAGAAGACGTACAACCTCACGCCATGGGCCGACGTGGCGCGGCTGTTCGCCGGGCCCCCTGAGCCGGTCGAAGGGGGCGAGTCCGGGCTCCCTGAGCTTGTCGAAGGGGGCGAACCGGGGCTCCCTGAGCCTGTCGAAGGGGGCGAACTCGCTTCGACCGGCTCAGCGAGCCGGGTCGACCTCGCGATCTGGCGCGACGCGATGGGCGTGCCCGAGGGGGCCTTCACCGAACTGGTCGTGCGCCAGCCCTCGTTCGTCGAGGGGCTCGGCCGCCTCTTCACCGACGATCGGCTGGATGCGTGGCGCGACTGGCTCGCCTGGCAGGTCGTGCGCTCGAACGCCGCCTACCTGTCGAGCGACTTCGTCGAGGCGAACTTCGACTTCTACGGCCGGACCCTCACCGGCACCCCTCAGCTGCGCGAGCGGTGGAAGCGCGGGGTCTCGCTCGTCGAGGGCGCGATGGGCGAGGCGGTCGGCCGCATCTACGTCGAGCGGCACTTCCCGCCGGCGGCGAAGGAGGCGATGGACGACCTGGTCGCCAACCTCGTCGAGGCCTACCGGCAGTCGATCGTCGACCTCGACTGGATGGGCGAGGAGACCAAGCGCCGTGCCCTCGACAAGCTCGCCAAGTTCACGCCGAAGATCGGCTACCCGGTGAAGTGGCGCGACTATTCGTCGCTCGAGGTGGCGCCCGACGACCTGGTCGGCAACGTGCGGGCGACCGCCGAGTTCGAGTTCAACCGCGAACTGGGCAAGATCGGCAAGCCGATCGACCGCGACGAGTGGTTCATGACCCCTCAGACCATCAACGCGTACTACAACCCGGGGTTCAACGAGATCGTGTTCCCGGCCGCCATCCTGCAGTTCCCGTTCTTCACGCCCGAGCGCGACGCCGCGGCGAACTACGGCGCGATCGGCGCGGTCATCGGGCACGAGATCGGGCACGGCTTCGACGACCAGGGCTCGAAGTACGACGGTGACGGGCGGCTCACCGACTGGTGGACGGCCGACGACCGCGCCGCGTTCGAAGCGCGCACCGGGGCGCTCATCGCCCAGTACGACGCGCTGGTTCCGGCGCAGCTGGTCGCTTCGACAGGCTCGCTCCCTGAGTCTGTCGAAGGGGCGGTCGCTTCGACGGGCTCAGCGAGCTCGACGGGCTCGCTCCCTGAGCCTGTCGAAGGGGCGGTCGCTTCGACGGGCTCAGCGAGCTCTGCCGAAGGGGCGGACTCGCCCGCCCCGCACGTGAACGGCGCGCTCACGATCGGCGAGAACATCGGCGACCTGGGCGGCCTCGCGATCGCTTGGAAGGCCTACCGGATCTCGCTCGGCGGGCAGGAGCCGCCCGTGATCGACGGCCTCACCGGTGCGCAGCGGTTCTTCCTCTCCTGGGCGCAGGCCTGGCAGATGAAGGCCCGCGACGAGGAGGTCGTGCGGCTCCTCGCGATCGACCCGCACTCGCCGAACGAGTTCCGGTGCAACCAGATCGTTCGCAACATCGACGAGTTCTACACTGGATTCGGCGTCACCGCCGACGATGCGCTCTGGCTCGACGAGAGCGAGCGCGTGTCGATCTGGTAG
- a CDS encoding serine hydrolase yields the protein MVTSSQGSERRARHASTKRGRYVADEPAENFSRGFNALGELAIAGVQVSARATDLATGRVLFSVDDHVVMPTASIGKVLLLVEVASRLGGTSSESFTVLDRAPRDAVGDSGIWQHLQSPSLPIADLAALIGASSDNLATNVLLRHVGLEAVRARTEALGLTRTALLDLVRDHRGPDDAPQLSIGSAKELTWLFASLARGEVVSPEVSQRVVGWLSLNTDLSMVASAFGLDPLAHRMPDHNVLLMNKTGTDGGVRSEVGVLRGPRAGVAYAVSTYFADTGLSSRLAVLDGMRQVGADLLEYVH from the coding sequence GTGGTGACCTCGTCGCAGGGATCCGAGCGCAGGGCTCGGCATGCCTCGACCAAGCGCGGGCGGTACGTCGCCGACGAGCCCGCCGAGAACTTCTCGCGCGGATTCAACGCGCTCGGCGAACTCGCGATCGCCGGGGTGCAGGTCTCGGCGCGCGCCACCGACCTCGCGACGGGGCGGGTGCTGTTCTCGGTCGACGATCACGTCGTGATGCCGACCGCGTCGATCGGCAAGGTGCTGCTGCTCGTCGAGGTCGCGTCCCGGCTCGGCGGAACGAGCTCCGAGTCGTTCACCGTGCTCGACCGCGCGCCGCGCGACGCCGTCGGCGATTCGGGCATCTGGCAGCACCTGCAGTCGCCGTCGCTGCCGATCGCCGACCTCGCCGCGCTCATCGGGGCATCGAGCGACAATCTCGCCACCAACGTGCTGCTGCGGCACGTGGGCCTCGAGGCGGTGCGCGCCCGGACCGAAGCGCTCGGGCTCACCCGCACCGCCCTGCTCGACCTGGTGCGCGACCACCGCGGGCCCGACGACGCCCCCCAGCTGTCGATCGGTTCGGCGAAAGAGCTCACCTGGTTGTTCGCCTCGCTCGCGCGCGGCGAGGTCGTGAGCCCCGAGGTATCGCAGCGCGTCGTCGGCTGGCTCTCGCTGAACACCGACCTCTCGATGGTCGCGTCCGCGTTCGGGCTCGACCCGCTCGCGCATCGGATGCCCGATCACAACGTGCTGCTCATGAACAAGACCGGCACCGACGGCGGGGTGCGCAGCGAGGTCGGGGTGCTGCGCGGCCCGCGCGCGGGTGTCGCGTACGCGGTGTCGACGTACTTCGCCGACACCGGTCTGTCGAGCCGGCTGGCGGTGCTCGACGGCATGCGGCAGGTCGGCGCAGACCTGCTCGAGTACGTGCACTGA
- a CDS encoding alpha/beta fold hydrolase, producing the protein MAQTRWFRRGDLAVRIVESGVADGPVVVLVHGLGMAHEYWDGLADALEPHARVLALGLPGFGDSPDPDEPLTMPESGALLADLLADERLERPTLVGHSTGAQVVTETAAQHPELVGRVVLIGPTVNPRERTVPQQAARFLQDLSRANPKVLAVGLHSYVEGGVRWYFRNLEPMIEHRMELVLPRVDAPTLVVRAEHDRIVPREWGVEVARLVPNGRYVEVPGRGHETMVTAGPQVAELILRHARGERVGSPPGRAAVAARADASESVSRTRLRTAGVWIADYLVAGVAHLAVPFAGRAPRRWLRGDDTLPDVILLPGVYEHWSFLRGLGERMHRAGHRVRTVHGLGVNRVPIAETGDKLARALERMPRPAAGRIIVGHSKGGLIGKYLLVRDSEHDGGVDGAGGVGGVGGVGGVDGVDGVGPLGLLGVVAVASPFAGSRRARLLRRDPGVREFLPDAPIILTLGEASTVNGRIVSVFGPYDTHVPDGSELPGATNILVPRSGHFRVLRAPETAEAVLQGLALLGEAAPAGHDFGDHPGLGPTPPNAP; encoded by the coding sequence ATGGCGCAGACCCGGTGGTTCCGACGCGGCGATCTGGCGGTGCGCATCGTCGAGTCCGGAGTCGCCGACGGGCCGGTGGTCGTGCTCGTGCACGGGCTCGGCATGGCGCACGAGTACTGGGACGGACTCGCCGACGCGCTCGAACCGCACGCGCGGGTGCTCGCACTCGGTCTGCCGGGGTTCGGCGACTCGCCCGACCCCGACGAGCCGCTGACGATGCCCGAATCCGGAGCCCTGCTCGCCGATCTGCTCGCCGACGAACGGCTCGAACGCCCGACGCTCGTCGGCCACTCGACGGGCGCCCAGGTCGTCACCGAGACCGCCGCCCAGCATCCCGAGCTCGTCGGCCGCGTCGTGCTCATCGGCCCGACGGTGAACCCCCGCGAACGCACGGTGCCGCAGCAGGCCGCGCGGTTCCTGCAGGACCTCTCGCGGGCGAACCCGAAGGTGCTCGCCGTCGGGCTGCACTCGTACGTCGAGGGCGGCGTCCGCTGGTACTTCCGCAACCTCGAGCCCATGATCGAGCACCGGATGGAGCTCGTGCTGCCTCGCGTCGACGCACCGACCCTCGTCGTCCGCGCCGAGCACGACCGCATCGTGCCGCGCGAGTGGGGCGTCGAGGTCGCCCGGCTCGTACCGAATGGCCGATACGTCGAGGTGCCCGGGCGCGGGCACGAGACGATGGTGACCGCCGGCCCGCAGGTCGCCGAGCTCATCCTGCGGCACGCCCGAGGCGAGCGGGTCGGGAGCCCGCCCGGTCGGGCAGCCGTCGCGGCGCGGGCCGATGCATCCGAATCGGTGTCGCGCACCCGGCTGCGCACGGCGGGCGTCTGGATCGCCGACTACCTCGTCGCCGGCGTCGCGCACCTCGCCGTGCCGTTCGCCGGGCGCGCGCCGCGCCGCTGGCTGCGCGGCGACGACACCCTGCCCGACGTGATTCTGCTGCCGGGCGTGTACGAGCACTGGTCGTTCCTGCGCGGGCTCGGCGAACGGATGCATCGCGCGGGCCACCGGGTGCGCACGGTGCACGGCCTCGGCGTCAACCGCGTACCGATCGCCGAGACCGGCGACAAGCTCGCGCGGGCCCTCGAACGGATGCCCCGACCTGCCGCCGGACGCATCATCGTGGGGCACAGCAAAGGCGGGCTCATCGGCAAGTACCTGCTGGTGCGCGACAGCGAGCACGACGGCGGGGTCGACGGGGCCGGCGGGGTCGGCGGGGTCGGCGGGGTCGGCGGGGTCGACGGGGTCGACGGGGTCGGCCCGCTCGGCCTGCTCGGCGTGGTCGCGGTCGCCTCGCCGTTCGCGGGCTCGCGGCGGGCGAGACTGCTGCGACGCGACCCGGGGGTGCGGGAGTTCCTGCCGGATGCCCCGATCATCCTCACCCTCGGCGAGGCGTCGACCGTGAACGGGCGCATCGTCTCGGTGTTCGGGCCGTACGACACGCACGTGCCCGACGGCAGCGAGCTGCCCGGAGCGACGAACATCCTCGTGCCGCGGTCGGGGCACTTCCGTGTGCTCAGGGCGCCCGAGACCGCCGAGGCGGTGCTGCAGGGGCTCGCCCTGCTGGGTGAGGCCGCCCCGGCCGGCCACGACTTCGGAGATCACCCCGGTCTCGGACCCACCCCGCCGAATGCCCCCTGA